From a region of the Pseudomonadota bacterium genome:
- a CDS encoding DUF4198 domain-containing protein: MRTRRPSAGSNAIAAIGAAVSVYAPEIGAHQQWLVPNVFQVPEAPAWVSFDHTFGDRRFRPGSGPSSYYRWWFVGSDGLRRSVPALFLGKTRTVGEVELETPGTYRLEGEEASMPWTLLSIEGKQTWQPGTRQDFPQAAVVRSTVYFNKAASYVTLGAPSTMALAPTGDPLEIVFSVDPTALRAKTAFDVTVLASGEPVSQQAVLLYSEDGSAHDEAAVQCVTNGEGACELTTAAAGRYLLITERTGTESAVPGTDGYSHSVTITIEVQAAALP; encoded by the coding sequence ATGAGAACTCGTAGACCATCCGCAGGCAGCAATGCCATCGCCGCAATCGGCGCCGCGGTGAGCGTGTACGCCCCCGAGATAGGCGCCCATCAGCAGTGGCTTGTCCCAAACGTGTTTCAGGTGCCAGAGGCGCCAGCGTGGGTGAGCTTCGATCACACCTTTGGCGACCGGCGCTTTCGTCCAGGGTCCGGCCCGAGCAGCTACTACCGCTGGTGGTTCGTGGGCAGTGACGGCCTGCGCCGATCGGTGCCTGCGCTGTTCCTTGGCAAGACCCGCACCGTTGGCGAGGTGGAGCTCGAGACACCGGGTACCTACCGCCTTGAAGGTGAAGAGGCCTCGATGCCATGGACGCTCTTGAGCATCGAGGGCAAGCAGACCTGGCAACCGGGCACACGTCAGGATTTCCCGCAGGCCGCGGTCGTCCGCTCGACCGTCTACTTCAACAAGGCCGCAAGCTACGTGACGCTCGGGGCGCCATCCACGATGGCGCTCGCCCCGACCGGAGATCCCCTGGAGATCGTGTTTTCGGTCGACCCCACCGCACTGCGCGCCAAGACCGCCTTCGACGTTACGGTTCTCGCCTCCGGCGAGCCAGTATCACAACAGGCAGTGCTCTTGTACTCTGAGGATGGCTCCGCCCACGATGAAGCTGCAGTTCAGTGCGTCACCAACGGCGAGGGCGCCTGCGAGTTGACCACAGCCGCAGCAGGTCGCTACCTGCTCATCACCGAACGAACTGGGACGGAGAGCGCCGTACCTGGCACTGATGGCTACTCACACAGCGTCACCATCACCATCGAAGTGCAGGCGGCTGCCTTGCCGTAG
- a CDS encoding glycoside-pentoside-hexuronide (GPH):cation symporter produces MSTAAGAPSRQVTLPWREKLGYGLGDLGFNLYWTTIASFLAAFYTDVFGISAAAAGTMLFVTRIVDAFTDPLMGAIADRTRSRWGKFRPYLLFAAIPMAGAAVLTFTTPALDDTGKLLWAYATYTVMMLTYTVLSTPYSALSGVMTARSEERTTLLSVRFLFAFTGGALVNKYTLPLVDTLGAGDATLGWQRTMMLYGTVAAVIFALTFLSTRERITPPTAQHASARQDVLDLLDNGPWLILFALAMIIMMTITMRGGSAYYYFHYYLERPDLLPDYLLWQMIAYACGALAAPVMARYVDKAKLLMGLMLLVGALSIAFYFVPPDMLWLVFSFNIAISLALGPKSPLTWSMYADTADYNEWKKGRRATAMTFSAATFAQKLGGSLGSAGMLWMLAAIGYAANTAQDDASRAGIALLQTAIPGLFALVAVAVTACYGLSGATLAQIQGDLEQRDAQLDHA; encoded by the coding sequence GTGAGCACCGCGGCCGGCGCCCCCTCGCGCCAGGTGACCCTCCCCTGGCGCGAGAAGCTCGGCTACGGCCTTGGCGATCTCGGCTTCAACCTCTACTGGACCACGATCGCCTCGTTCCTCGCTGCGTTCTACACCGACGTGTTCGGCATCAGCGCCGCCGCAGCGGGCACCATGCTGTTCGTCACCCGCATCGTCGACGCATTCACCGATCCCCTCATGGGCGCGATCGCCGACCGCACGCGCTCGCGTTGGGGCAAGTTCCGCCCCTACCTCCTGTTCGCTGCCATCCCCATGGCGGGCGCCGCGGTGCTCACCTTCACCACCCCCGCCCTCGACGACACCGGCAAACTGCTCTGGGCCTACGCCACCTACACGGTGATGATGCTGACCTACACGGTGCTGAGCACACCGTACTCGGCCCTCTCCGGCGTGATGACCGCGCGCAGCGAAGAGCGCACCACGCTTCTCAGCGTGCGCTTTCTCTTCGCCTTTACGGGCGGGGCCCTAGTGAACAAGTACACTCTGCCACTAGTGGACACCCTTGGCGCGGGCGATGCGACACTCGGCTGGCAGCGCACGATGATGCTCTACGGCACGGTAGCGGCGGTGATCTTCGCCCTCACATTTCTCAGCACCCGTGAGCGCATCACCCCGCCCACAGCACAGCACGCCAGTGCGCGGCAAGACGTTCTCGACCTGCTGGACAACGGCCCGTGGCTGATCCTCTTCGCCCTCGCCATGATCATCATGATGACGATCACGATGCGTGGGGGCTCGGCTTACTACTATTTCCACTACTACCTAGAGCGCCCGGACCTACTCCCCGACTACCTCCTGTGGCAGATGATCGCCTACGCCTGCGGCGCGCTGGCGGCCCCGGTCATGGCTCGCTACGTAGACAAGGCAAAGCTCCTCATGGGGCTCATGCTGTTGGTCGGCGCGCTCTCGATCGCCTTCTACTTCGTACCGCCTGACATGCTGTGGCTGGTGTTTTCCTTCAACATCGCAATAAGTCTGGCCCTGGGACCGAAGTCGCCGCTCACCTGGTCCATGTACGCGGACACCGCCGACTACAACGAATGGAAGAAGGGCCGGCGCGCCACAGCGATGACCTTCTCCGCCGCCACCTTTGCCCAAAAGTTAGGAGGATCGCTAGGTTCCGCCGGCATGCTTTGGATGCTCGCCGCCATCGGCTACGCCGCCAACACAGCCCAAGACGACGCATCACGCGCGGGCATCGCCCTCCTGCAGACCGCCATCCCAGGACTGTTCGCCCTGGTGGCCGTGGCGGTGACGGCCTGCTACGGTCTTAGCGGCGCGACACTTGCCCAGATCCAGGGCGACCTCGAACAGCGAGACGCTCAGCTTGATCACGCATGA
- a CDS encoding gluconokinase, GntK/IdnK-type codes for MGELPQLIVVIGVSGAGKTTLANALGKRLNRPVVDADDLHPADNRRKMAAGIPLTDADRAPWMHAVCERLSAAAQARESLVLAHSGLRRHHRAALRTQGLSSAFILLDGSFEVLRARLHKRRGHFMASTLLRSQFQAFQGTDDEPDVIPIDPALSTDSQAAASLHALQHLTQGDPT; via the coding sequence ATGGGTGAGTTACCACAGCTAATCGTCGTCATCGGCGTGAGTGGGGCCGGCAAGACGACGCTCGCCAACGCCCTAGGCAAACGTTTGAACCGCCCCGTAGTGGATGCCGACGATCTGCATCCCGCGGACAACCGGCGCAAGATGGCGGCCGGGATCCCTTTGACCGACGCGGACCGCGCACCCTGGATGCACGCCGTCTGCGAGCGCCTGAGTGCCGCCGCGCAGGCGCGTGAGTCCCTCGTGCTCGCGCACAGCGGGCTGCGCCGGCACCATCGCGCAGCGCTGCGTACGCAAGGCCTCTCAAGCGCGTTCATCCTGCTCGACGGCAGCTTCGAAGTGCTGCGCGCTCGCCTGCACAAACGTCGCGGCCACTTCATGGCCTCGACCCTGCTGCGCAGCCAGTTTCAGGCCTTTCAAGGCACGGACGATGAACCAGATGTGATTCCGATCGATCCTGCCCTGTCCACCGACTCGCAGGCCGCGGCCAGCCTGCACGCCCTCCAGCACCTGACGCAAGGTGACCCGACATGA
- a CDS encoding DUF4062 domain-containing protein translates to MSDFPMPRVMISSPVKGLEGVRARAHAVCEALGLPIVSMEENKAVAQSALKYSIDLVESSDVFVGIAGTSAGSRPSADEHHYSRMEYERAKLSQLPRLLFLLEAPESPATSAVGEDMRKLLLNDKDAVSSFFEDEDEFERSLRTSLEDFLKVWRENRGLTPGHAELTVERSVVEQGESINLELKAPDVLREAMSVRLGARIIELDDSGVASIEVRDVAEHTLELLFQPGDEDEPKVIQQSTITVVQKWGSLPTIALGGAFVAFATWLLLGFSHPVVVDVPIDYQPLNFKDDWLGHVLTSGALVCALVLGVVSGRARRELGRVAQHADQVWGSLRLWVVLGLMAVLGLAAYLNARFVIEHEDRIWWSEELGEWAVWTISLVFFLLALGPMLALIARLGLSVIAGMRSAQAVLTYDPCDSDGHFGLAWLGNTLLSFLAIASVPLGVAIAIQFHLHDKAGLGVPIAVILGFLTIGAVVYPMAQAYTNLSQARFGAKSAEQRRLEKLRAQPESALLESERQERRAQIERIESRVEAIERASAIVAGWKGAVAVAITGFCLLLPFALFVFVL, encoded by the coding sequence ATGTCTGATTTTCCAATGCCACGCGTGATGATCAGTAGCCCCGTAAAGGGGCTCGAGGGGGTCCGTGCACGTGCCCATGCCGTATGCGAGGCGCTCGGGCTTCCGATCGTTTCCATGGAGGAGAACAAGGCCGTTGCCCAATCGGCGCTCAAGTACTCCATCGACCTAGTCGAGTCATCGGATGTGTTTGTCGGGATCGCCGGGACGAGCGCTGGGTCGCGTCCCAGTGCTGATGAACACCATTACTCGCGCATGGAGTATGAGCGAGCAAAGCTCAGCCAGCTCCCTCGCCTCCTGTTTCTGCTCGAGGCGCCTGAATCGCCCGCCACCTCGGCCGTGGGCGAGGATATGCGCAAGCTACTGCTCAACGACAAGGACGCGGTCTCCTCCTTCTTTGAGGATGAGGACGAGTTTGAACGGAGCCTGCGCACCAGCTTGGAGGATTTCCTGAAGGTCTGGCGCGAGAACCGAGGTCTCACCCCCGGCCACGCCGAGCTCACCGTGGAGCGAAGCGTGGTGGAGCAGGGCGAATCGATCAACCTCGAGCTCAAGGCGCCCGACGTGCTGCGCGAGGCAATGAGTGTCCGCCTGGGGGCCCGAATTATCGAGCTGGACGACAGCGGAGTGGCCAGTATCGAGGTTAGGGACGTGGCGGAGCATACGCTCGAGCTGTTGTTTCAGCCTGGGGATGAGGACGAACCGAAGGTGATCCAGCAATCGACCATCACGGTCGTGCAGAAGTGGGGCAGCCTCCCGACTATCGCCTTGGGTGGCGCCTTCGTAGCGTTCGCTACGTGGCTGCTGCTTGGTTTCAGTCATCCGGTGGTGGTCGATGTGCCGATCGACTATCAGCCGTTGAACTTCAAGGATGATTGGCTTGGGCATGTTTTGACTTCTGGAGCCCTAGTTTGCGCCCTCGTGCTCGGCGTGGTGTCGGGTCGCGCGCGACGTGAGCTGGGACGGGTGGCGCAGCACGCCGATCAGGTATGGGGGAGCCTTCGGCTATGGGTAGTCCTAGGGCTGATGGCAGTGCTGGGGCTGGCCGCCTACTTGAATGCGCGCTTCGTTATCGAGCATGAAGATCGCATTTGGTGGAGCGAGGAGCTGGGTGAGTGGGCGGTCTGGACCATCTCGCTGGTTTTCTTTCTGCTCGCCCTCGGGCCAATGCTGGCTTTGATCGCCCGTCTCGGGTTGTCGGTAATCGCCGGGATGCGCAGCGCCCAAGCGGTGCTTACCTACGACCCGTGCGACAGCGACGGTCACTTCGGCCTCGCGTGGTTGGGGAACACGCTGCTGTCGTTTCTCGCCATCGCGAGCGTGCCCTTGGGTGTCGCTATCGCGATTCAGTTCCACCTGCACGACAAGGCGGGCCTCGGCGTGCCCATTGCGGTGATCCTAGGGTTTCTCACGATAGGCGCAGTCGTATACCCGATGGCGCAGGCGTATACCAATCTATCGCAGGCAAGATTCGGCGCGAAAAGTGCCGAGCAGCGTAGGCTCGAGAAGTTGCGTGCGCAGCCGGAGTCAGCGCTTCTCGAGAGTGAACGCCAGGAGCGGCGAGCTCAGATCGAACGGATCGAGAGCCGCGTCGAGGCGATCGAGAGGGCGAGCGCAATCGTCGCCGGATGGAAGGGGGCGGTGGCAGTCGCCATTACCGGCTTCTGCTTACTCTTGCCCTTCGCTCTTTTCGTGTTCGTACTGTGA
- a CDS encoding sugar-binding protein, with protein sequence MMKFACLVAALSVATPAFAERFATFADTPPVIDGVPNDEAWASTPWYELDFSILGTVPEPEDFNARYRLVWDADYLYLLAEVTDDVLIDAHPSPFESYWNDDTLEIFVDEDASGGIHQFDHSAFAYHIGLDNQVVDIGPFRTQRERQRGEPVVVSLPSHLTARWQRSHAAPYRLYWEVQLRLHRYTPDAPDALSPATLTAGKEIGFSVAYCDADDASGRQHFMGDVEIEPVNGDRNRAYIDADVFGRITLRHTPASSSDVRLP encoded by the coding sequence ATGATGAAGTTCGCCTGCCTGGTGGCAGCCTTGAGCGTCGCCACACCCGCCTTCGCTGAACGCTTCGCGACGTTTGCGGACACGCCGCCAGTCATCGATGGCGTTCCCAACGACGAGGCCTGGGCCTCAACCCCGTGGTACGAGCTCGACTTCAGCATCCTCGGCACGGTCCCCGAGCCCGAGGACTTCAATGCCCGCTATCGACTCGTGTGGGATGCTGATTATCTCTACCTGCTAGCGGAAGTCACCGACGACGTTCTCATCGACGCCCATCCCAGCCCCTTCGAGAGCTACTGGAACGACGACACGCTCGAGATCTTCGTCGACGAAGACGCGAGCGGAGGCATCCACCAGTTCGACCACAGCGCATTTGCCTACCACATCGGCCTCGACAACCAGGTCGTGGACATCGGCCCCTTCCGCACCCAACGAGAGCGCCAGCGCGGCGAGCCGGTGGTCGTCTCCCTCCCCTCGCACCTCACCGCGCGCTGGCAGCGAAGCCACGCCGCCCCCTACCGCCTCTATTGGGAAGTGCAGCTGCGCCTGCACCGATACACACCCGACGCGCCTGACGCGCTGTCGCCCGCCACGCTGACGGCTGGCAAAGAGATCGGCTTCTCGGTGGCCTACTGCGACGCGGATGACGCGAGCGGCCGCCAGCACTTCATGGGCGACGTCGAGATCGAGCCGGTAAACGGTGATCGCAACCGCGCCTATATCGATGCGGATGTCTTCGGCCGCATCACCCTGCGGCACACGCCCGCGTCTTCCTCCGACGTGAGGCTGCCGTGA
- a CDS encoding LacI family DNA-binding transcriptional regulator, with product MEGRQNGERKRPRKATITDVASLAGVSTKTVSRVLNGETTVRTETRDRIREAMTLLQYRPNSPGRMLAGRKTYLLGLIYNANSSYITSIQNGALKACRSEHYDLLIHPCAYTDPALMGELRYLIESPRVDGLLLIPPISDLPAVMGLMDEIDAPNVVISPASPTASGWTVGTNDREVSAGVIKHLADLGHERIAFVQAHPDHLAMASRYDGFLDGLRNCDLRVDSRLVLRGDNTAASGLECGRKLLGRKRRPTAIFCANDHMASGVMRAAHEAGLSIPNDISLAGFDDIPLASQLYPSLTTVRQPLQEMACLAGELLIRRLRGGEPEDFQRTMDSQIVVRESTGPAPAEDGPQP from the coding sequence GTGGAAGGTCGTCAAAACGGTGAACGTAAGCGCCCTCGTAAGGCGACGATTACCGATGTCGCTTCACTCGCCGGAGTGTCGACGAAGACCGTCTCGCGTGTGCTCAACGGCGAAACCACCGTGCGTACGGAAACGCGGGACCGCATCCGCGAGGCGATGACCTTGCTACAGTATCGGCCCAACTCCCCGGGCCGCATGCTGGCCGGTCGCAAGACCTACCTCCTCGGCCTGATCTACAACGCCAACTCCAGCTACATCACGAGCATCCAAAACGGCGCGCTCAAGGCCTGCCGCAGCGAACACTACGATTTGCTGATCCATCCCTGTGCTTACACGGACCCGGCCCTGATGGGCGAGCTGCGCTATCTGATCGAGTCGCCTCGCGTCGATGGCCTGCTGTTGATCCCGCCCATCTCCGACCTGCCCGCTGTGATGGGGTTGATGGACGAGATCGACGCTCCTAACGTCGTCATCTCCCCGGCCTCGCCTACGGCGTCCGGTTGGACCGTCGGCACCAACGATCGGGAAGTGAGTGCCGGCGTGATCAAGCACCTGGCGGACCTCGGCCATGAACGCATCGCCTTCGTGCAGGCTCACCCAGACCATCTGGCGATGGCGAGCCGCTACGACGGCTTCCTAGACGGGCTGCGCAACTGCGACCTACGCGTCGACTCGCGCCTCGTGCTACGCGGTGACAACACGGCGGCGTCGGGGCTCGAGTGCGGTCGCAAGCTACTCGGCCGCAAGCGCCGGCCCACGGCTATCTTCTGTGCCAACGACCACATGGCGTCGGGCGTGATGCGCGCCGCCCATGAAGCGGGGCTGTCGATCCCGAACGACATCTCCCTGGCAGGCTTCGATGACATCCCCCTCGCAAGTCAGCTCTATCCCTCGCTGACCACCGTGCGCCAGCCGCTGCAAGAGATGGCCTGCCTGGCCGGGGAGCTGTTGATCCGACGCCTGCGAGGCGGCGAGCCAGAAGACTTTCAGCGCACGATGGACTCGCAAATCGTCGTGCGCGAGTCCACGGGACCCGCCCCCGCCGAGGACGGACCGCAGCCGTGA
- a CDS encoding GMC family oxidoreductase, with product MKLRDAVVGESQEVFDAIVIGSGITGGWAAKELCERGLNTLLVERGRLVEHRRDYPGEGVPPWTLDERGKVRRAVIDRDYAIQSQNYAFTATTRHFYGNDRELPYSTPADRKFLWIRGNQLGGKSLMWARQCYRWSAHDFSANANDGHGAAWPITYQDIAPWYAYVERFIGISGAADGLEQMPDSVCQPPFEMTKPELAFRSRIEARFPDRRVIMSRVANLTRPTRAQLALGRTACQARDECGHGCSFGAYFSTQSATLPAALATSRLRIAPHSVVHSLIYDHARRRVRGVRVIDEQTLSEREYHGRLVFLCASTLGSTQVLLNSADRHYPQGLANRSGVVGRYLMDHNYNASMSARIPGYEDEYYAGRRPAGIVLPNIHYEPKRYAQGFARGYLLTGGSYREGWQARGQEAGFGEAFKSRLGQPGAWRMQLYSQGETLPRPENQVTLHGTRKDRWGVPQLHISCDWSSNEHAMMEHATRTGAALMRASGYEDVKTHIASNPLGTGVHETGTARMGEDPAHSAFNRWNQAHGIDNLFCTDGATFCSIATQNPSLTMMALTVRAVDYAVREMKAGRLT from the coding sequence ATGAAGCTGCGCGACGCGGTCGTCGGCGAGAGCCAGGAGGTCTTCGACGCCATCGTTATCGGCTCGGGCATCACCGGCGGTTGGGCAGCGAAGGAGTTGTGCGAGCGCGGCCTCAACACGCTGCTGGTGGAGCGGGGCCGCCTAGTCGAGCACCGGCGCGACTACCCCGGCGAGGGCGTGCCGCCGTGGACCCTGGACGAGCGCGGCAAGGTCAGGCGCGCGGTCATCGATCGCGACTACGCCATCCAGAGCCAGAACTATGCCTTCACCGCCACCACCCGACACTTCTACGGCAACGATCGCGAATTGCCCTATAGCACACCAGCGGATAGGAAGTTCCTGTGGATTCGCGGCAATCAGCTCGGTGGCAAATCCCTCATGTGGGCGCGTCAATGCTATCGCTGGTCCGCGCACGATTTCTCAGCTAATGCAAACGATGGGCACGGAGCTGCCTGGCCAATTACGTACCAGGACATTGCGCCGTGGTACGCTTACGTTGAGCGCTTCATCGGCATCAGCGGCGCCGCAGACGGGCTGGAGCAGATGCCGGACAGCGTTTGCCAACCGCCCTTTGAGATGACCAAGCCGGAGCTCGCGTTCAGAAGTCGGATCGAGGCGCGCTTCCCCGACCGGCGCGTGATCATGAGTCGCGTAGCCAACCTCACCCGCCCCACGCGAGCGCAGCTAGCGCTCGGTCGCACGGCATGCCAGGCGCGCGACGAGTGCGGCCACGGATGCTCCTTTGGCGCCTACTTCTCCACGCAGAGTGCGACCTTGCCCGCGGCGCTGGCCACGTCGCGCTTGCGCATCGCCCCGCACAGCGTGGTGCACAGCCTGATCTACGACCACGCCCGACGACGCGTACGAGGGGTGCGCGTGATCGACGAGCAAACGCTGAGCGAGCGCGAGTACCACGGGCGCCTAGTCTTCCTCTGCGCCTCCACCCTCGGCTCCACCCAAGTCCTGCTCAACTCTGCCGATCGCCACTACCCCCAAGGCCTGGCCAATCGCTCGGGCGTGGTCGGTCGGTACCTGATGGACCACAACTACAACGCCTCCATGAGCGCACGCATTCCAGGCTACGAAGACGAGTACTACGCCGGACGCCGCCCCGCAGGCATCGTGCTTCCGAACATCCACTACGAGCCGAAGCGCTACGCACAAGGCTTCGCCCGCGGGTACCTACTCACGGGCGGGAGCTATCGCGAAGGATGGCAGGCGCGGGGGCAAGAGGCGGGCTTCGGTGAGGCCTTCAAGTCTCGCCTCGGTCAACCGGGCGCCTGGCGCATGCAGCTATACAGCCAAGGGGAGACGCTGCCGCGGCCGGAGAACCAGGTGACCCTGCACGGCACACGTAAAGATAGGTGGGGAGTCCCACAGCTTCACATCAGCTGCGATTGGTCCAGCAACGAGCACGCGATGATGGAGCATGCCACGCGGACCGGCGCGGCGCTGATGCGCGCCTCGGGCTACGAGGACGTCAAGACGCATATTGCCAGCAATCCCCTCGGCACGGGCGTGCACGAGACCGGCACCGCTCGCATGGGCGAGGATCCCGCCCACTCGGCCTTCAACCGCTGGAACCAGGCCCACGGAATCGACAACCTGTTTTGCACCGACGGCGCCACGTTCTGCTCGATCGCTACGCAGAACCCTTCCCTCACCATGATGGCGCTCACGGTAAGAGCCGTCGACTACGCCGTCCGGGAGATGAAAGCAGGCCGGCTCACCTGA
- a CDS encoding gluconate 2-dehydrogenase subunit 3 family protein, which translates to MNPDRRSLLAAASAAAGLSLTTLGSEAALALALTQPASIAGPSAAGELLQGETLGDLGAIAAQLIPTTDTPGAADVDAHGVVDRLLARCQPRVRQQQVIRLLQQLRGAAKEIHGEDSLRQLSPAAQLELLQRLERADPPFGATHRDAWHFLKSLLVFAYCTSEPGATQLLAYDPLPGTYRGSMPYAAMGKGWFK; encoded by the coding sequence GTGAACCCCGATCGACGATCGCTTCTCGCGGCCGCGAGCGCCGCTGCCGGCCTGTCACTCACGACCCTCGGAAGCGAGGCCGCGCTTGCCTTGGCGCTGACACAGCCAGCATCCATCGCTGGACCCAGCGCAGCCGGCGAGCTGCTGCAGGGCGAAACGCTAGGGGATCTTGGTGCCATCGCCGCTCAGCTGATCCCCACCACCGACACCCCGGGCGCCGCCGACGTCGACGCCCATGGGGTGGTCGATCGCCTGCTGGCACGATGCCAACCGCGCGTGCGTCAGCAGCAAGTGATCCGCCTACTGCAGCAGCTAAGGGGGGCGGCCAAGGAAATCCATGGCGAAGACTCCCTGCGCCAACTATCTCCCGCCGCACAGCTCGAGCTACTACAGCGCCTAGAAAGGGCCGATCCCCCCTTTGGCGCCACGCACCGCGACGCCTGGCACTTTCTGAAGTCATTGCTCGTGTTCGCCTACTGCACCTCTGAACCCGGGGCCACCCAGCTCCTCGCCTACGATCCCCTGCCCGGCACCTACCGGGGCTCCATGCCCTATGCTGCCATGGGCAAGGGGTGGTTCAAATGA
- a CDS encoding CIA30 family protein, producing the protein MSDLLPSLRGRSASSPRSPWGLSASILLTLLAYGNAMADDYLITDFSPDSADLAWYVVNDSVMGGRSKGDFSSGASSLLFTGATNTNGGGFSSIRTAALTLDLSAYDGICLRVRGDGRRYTWRLSTDARVYGQPVGYWADFDTADEEWTTVHIPFTAFVPQFRGARLRGPALDTSRIRGMGLMIYDKRDGPFRLTLGSVHAHAPNAGPCA; encoded by the coding sequence ATGAGCGATCTCCTCCCATCACTTCGCGGTCGCAGCGCCTCCTCGCCACGATCACCTTGGGGGCTGTCCGCGTCAATACTGCTTACACTCCTCGCCTACGGGAACGCCATGGCCGACGACTACCTGATCACAGATTTCAGCCCCGATAGCGCTGATCTCGCCTGGTATGTGGTCAATGACAGCGTGATGGGCGGACGTAGCAAGGGAGATTTCTCCTCCGGCGCCAGCTCCTTGCTGTTCACTGGCGCCACCAACACGAACGGCGGGGGTTTCAGCTCCATCCGCACTGCCGCCCTGACCCTCGATTTGTCCGCTTACGATGGCATCTGCTTGCGCGTGCGGGGGGATGGGCGCCGCTATACGTGGCGACTGAGCACCGATGCACGGGTCTACGGCCAACCCGTCGGCTACTGGGCCGACTTCGACACTGCCGATGAGGAATGGACCACGGTGCATATCCCCTTCACCGCGTTCGTGCCGCAGTTTCGAGGCGCTCGCTTGCGCGGACCTGCCCTTGACACCTCGCGAATCCGTGGCATGGGCCTGATGATCTACGACAAGCGCGACGGCCCGTTCCGACTGACCTTGGGCAGCGTGCACGCGCACGCACCGAACGCCGGACCTTGCGCTTGA
- a CDS encoding patatin-like phospholipase family protein, producing MADLDRTLWGPLAERYSKPGPRKMLSLDGGGIRGLMTAKALVRLEKLLADRVAEGSEGFRLCDYFDYVGGTSTGAIMAAAIARGMSATELLNFYRDFGKEAFTKRSIFLRWRSLYADGNLQRKLQEVFGERTTLFPQDLKTLLLVVTRNATTDSAWPISSNPDAKYNDPRSSQCNLKFPLYQIVRASTAAPVYFPPEVIQVDERGKSFVFVDGGTTPYNNPAFLMHRMATDPAYNLNWEAGEQNLLVVSFGTGSAPVLGDSAEEPGTNLAESLANTLKSVMAQTLVEQDMNCRTIGRCQYGRPLDREVSDLMPRDGQGRKIPLTTDLGRRFLYLRYDVELTREGLDELGLPNVDPSKVSKLDSTEGMPELEQMGEKVGELIDLEDFGRFV from the coding sequence ATGGCCGATCTGGATAGGACCTTATGGGGGCCTCTGGCGGAGCGATACTCCAAGCCCGGCCCGCGCAAGATGTTGTCCCTCGATGGAGGGGGGATCCGGGGCCTAATGACCGCCAAGGCGTTGGTTAGGCTGGAGAAGCTCCTGGCAGATCGCGTCGCCGAGGGCAGCGAGGGGTTTCGCCTCTGCGACTACTTCGACTACGTGGGGGGGACTAGCACCGGTGCCATCATGGCGGCCGCCATCGCCCGCGGAATGAGCGCCACCGAGTTGCTCAACTTCTACAGAGACTTCGGTAAGGAAGCGTTCACTAAGCGCAGCATCTTCTTGCGTTGGCGCTCTCTTTACGCCGACGGCAATTTGCAACGCAAGCTGCAAGAGGTATTCGGCGAGCGTACTACGCTCTTTCCGCAGGACCTCAAGACCCTCTTGCTCGTGGTCACGCGCAACGCGACGACGGATTCCGCTTGGCCGATCAGCAGCAATCCAGACGCCAAGTACAACGATCCGCGCAGCAGTCAGTGCAACCTGAAGTTTCCTCTTTATCAAATCGTCCGAGCTAGCACGGCAGCGCCCGTGTACTTTCCCCCTGAAGTGATTCAAGTCGATGAGCGCGGCAAGAGCTTTGTCTTTGTCGATGGGGGTACTACGCCCTACAACAATCCCGCGTTTCTCATGCATCGGATGGCGACCGACCCTGCCTACAATCTGAACTGGGAGGCGGGGGAGCAGAACCTGCTCGTGGTCTCCTTTGGCACCGGCTCGGCACCGGTACTCGGAGACTCGGCGGAGGAGCCGGGCACGAACCTCGCGGAGTCCTTGGCGAACACGCTGAAATCGGTGATGGCGCAGACCTTGGTGGAACAGGACATGAACTGCCGCACCATCGGGCGCTGTCAGTACGGTCGACCGTTGGATCGAGAGGTAAGCGATTTGATGCCGCGGGATGGACAGGGGCGCAAGATACCGCTCACGACAGACTTGGGTCGTCGCTTCCTCTACCTACGCTATGACGTGGAGTTGACGCGGGAAGGCTTGGACGAGCTGGGGCTGCCCAACGTTGATCCCTCAAAGGTGTCGAAGCTCGACTCCACCGAGGGTATGCCGGAGTTGGAGCAGATGGGCGAGAAGGTCGGTGAACTCATCGACTTGGAGGACTTCGGTCGCTTCGTATAG